The following are from one region of the Hyla sarda isolate aHylSar1 chromosome 6, aHylSar1.hap1, whole genome shotgun sequence genome:
- the LOC130276995 gene encoding malignant fibrous histiocytoma-amplified sequence 1 homolog: protein MEPCPYEENMEEKSKEILPSKQKDLSLRRLKVIPSDVLVDTTILTLNLDRNKLKGVSGINRLQELRVLILSKNELTDFPMEIQSLIHLEKLELNQNKIQTIPTGIFLNLKDLKHLKLNNNRILQLPTDLGSCSKLQYLNLSHNLFIDFPDCILKIKSLKEVYLENNKLQKLPVELFLDMSLKKFKASCNHLREPPDEVCVGGLKQIRSYFLQLQETQGREEKRVKVIFIGASLAGKTTISRSLTQGHVVPVSLKERTVGIEISEFHIKDLTFLFWDFAGHLEYYGTHHVFITPYALVILVVNLHRYQVADEQNFTDLVGFWIKNLVMRVPNSVVMMVGTHTDLCQPGQMEEKSKDIDEKITRMLDEHKANLNHFINNLEERQDSELYLEQADKLRELSNCTVHILKVFPIRGIHYNDIEKLQNHILNTVCKEELFPNIIKMLPPIYKIVENAILEVKQNEETPQHGMMDLDHLLNEVMLKTNRDLDKNLLKDILRYLHRIGLIVWYEDIKQLLNTVFLKPAFLIAVFKMLVRHDLYDQLGAIPAEVLISERAFKRDVLKWQETLQSKAMIRFQAIRVLVKHQLQTLCLQDSEDLFHDLIGHGSQNGKLLSLLMHFQICMSVRNMKKLNPNALEFVPGNTWFVKDSQKELCYLFPTYLNNFMEVAERWGGDHHDDIHIRMYLSPRIPEGFFQRLMVKSCSFYSTHWVEKDNFLLVNNGKPLLIKQFNQWADSYLEMRSRKPKGTNDFQSLWDFMLTILSIAERLCKEWPGLFYYIRSPCRTIGCPDELEWPDMERTGFIYNMIKEDFMTCETCCNTVNMELLFPKASGHSKDPCLPPTIHVTNYGIASIVSHQ, encoded by the exons ATGGAGCCTTGCCCATATGAAGAAAACATGGAGGAAAAAA GCAAAGAAATTCTGCCTTCAAAGCAAAAAGACCTGTCGCTCAGGAGATTGAAGGTGATTCCATCAGATGTTTTGGTTGACACCACAATTCTAACTCTTAATCTTGATAGAAACAAACTTAAAGGCGTCTCTGGGATAAACCGTCTTCAGGAACTTAGAGTTTTAATTCTTTCCAAAAACGAGCTGACTGATTTCCCCATGGAAATCCAGAGTTTGATACATTTAGAAAaattggagctaaaccaaaatAAAATACAAACTATTCCCACTGGTATATTTCTCAATCTTAAGGATCTTAAACACCTGAAACTGAACAACAACCGTATTTTACAACTACCAACGGACTTGGGCAGTTGTTCCAAGCTACAGTACCTAAACTTATCCCACAATCTATTTATTGACTTTCCTGATTGtatcttaaaaataaaaagtttaaaagaagTTTACCTGGAGAACAAtaaactccaaaaattgcctgTTGAGCTCTTCCTTGATATGTCTTTGAAAAAGTTCAAGGCTTCGTGCAACCATCTGAGGGAACCTCCTGATGAAGTGTGTGTGGGTGGCCTCAAACAGATCCGCAGTTACTTCCTTCAACTACAAGAGACCCAAGGCAGGGAGGAGAAGAGGGTAAAAGTTATTTTCATTGGTGCAAGTCTGGCTGGAAAAACCACAATAAGCAGGAGCCTCACACAGGGCCATGTTgttcctgtgtccttaaaggaaagAACTGTGGGCATAGAGATCAGTGAATTTCACATCAAAGATCTTACCTTTTTATTCTGGGACTTTGCTGGACATCTGGAGTATTATGGCACTCATCATGTTTTTATTACTCCATATGCGCTTGTCATCCTTGTTGTTAATCTACACAG GTACCAGGTAGCTGATGAACAGAATTTTACGGACCTTGTGGGATTCTGGATAAAAAATCTGGTCATGAGGGTACCAAATTCAGTAGTTATGATGGTGGGCACTCACACAGATCTATGCCAACCAGGGCAAATGGAAGAGAAGAGTAAAGACATTGATGAAAAGATcacccggatgcttgatgaacatAAGGCTAACCTCAACCACTTCATAAACAACCTAGAGGAACGTCAAGACTCTGAGCTATATTTGGAGCAGGCAGATAAGCTGAGAGAGTTATCAAACTGCACTGTTCAT ATTTTGAAGGTGTTCCCTATCAGAGGCATACACTACAATGACATCGAAAAGCTTCAGAATCATATTTTAAATACTGTATGCAAGGAAGAATTATTTCCAAATATAATTAAAATGCTACCCCCAATCTACAAAATAGTGGAAAATGCCATACTTGAAGTGAAACAAAATGAAGAGACTCCACAACATG GAATGATGGATTTAGATCATCTTTTAAATGAAGTCATGCTTAAGACCAACAGGGACCTGGACAAAAACCTTCTCAAAGATATTTTGCGATATCTCCATAGAATTGGTCTGATTGTGTGGTATGAAGACATCAAGCAATTACTAAACACTGTATTTCTGAAACCTGCATTCCTCATCGCAGTCTTCAAG ATGCTTGTTAGACATGATCTCTACGACCAACTAGGGGCGATACCAGCTGAAGTTCTTATTTCTGAAAGAGCCTTCAAACGCGATGTTCTTAAATGGCAAGAAACGCTACAGTCTAAAGCTATGATCCGTTTTCAAGCCATTCGGGTTTTAGTTAAACACCAGCTACAGACCCTTTGTCTGCAGGATTCAGAGGATCTATTTCATGATCTGATCGGACATGGATCTCAGAATGGAAAGCTACTAAGTCTCCTCATGCATTTCCAGATCTGCATGTCTGTTAGGAACATGAAGAAACTCAATCCAAATGCACTGGAGTTTGTTCCGGGAAACACCTGGTTTGTGAAAGACTCTCAGAAAGAACTGTGCTACCTTTTTCCTACCTATCTCAACAATTTTATGGAAGTTGCTGAGCGGTGGGGAGGAGACCACCATGATGACATTCACATTAGAATGTATTTATCTCCTCGAATTCCAGAAGGTTTTTTCCAAAG ACTTATGGTGAAATCGTGTTCCTTTTATTCCACTCACTGGGTAGAAAAAGACAATTTTCTTTTAGTTAACAATGGAAAACCACTGTTGATAAAACAGTTCAACCAATGGGCAGATAGTTATCTTGAGATGCGTAGCCGGAAACCAAAAGGAACCAATG ATTTCCAGTCTCTTTGGGACTTCATGTTAACCATTCTGTCTATTGCCGAAAGACTTTGCAAGGAGTGGCCTGGACTTTTTTACTATATTCGATCACCATGTAGGACAATAGGATGTCCAGATGAGCTTGAGTGGCCAGACATGGAAAGGACAGGCTTTATCtacaatat